AGTTGAGGAGCTGACGCTGCCATTGCAATTCCAGCTTCTGCCTGTTTCTTCACCATGGCGGCATGCTTCTGGCCAGCAAGATGAGAATTGAAGACTGACTGGCTGTTGCACACTACATTGCATATCGTGCACGTCCTAACAGCACCTGCTGCTGCTCCACATTCCAAAACCTTACGTTTCTTCGTCTCCAGATCTTCTCTTGGTGCCTGTGACTCGGCTACCTTGTTCGATGAATTTTTTGCAACAGTTTTGCCCTTATTGGCATCTGGGTTTTCCACTGGTCCAATTATTGGATTTGTTGGGGCTGGAAGAGCATTTGAGGCAGGGGCACTGTCTTCATTCTTTGATTTCGACTGTTTCTCCATATTCTTCTGGTGCTTCTTTCCAGATAGGTGTTTGACGTAGACATCATTGCTGTTACAATTGATTTTGCAGACTGAACACCATGCAGATTGAACAACCTTATTTTTCACAGGGAATTTTTTCCAAGTGCTGCTAATCTGAGACTTAACTGCAGCAATATATGGCCCAACCCCATTAAGGGCTACTAAGCCAGCCTACATAATAAACAAGATGGATTACCATAGAAACAAAGTACAAGTATGATTCCATCACAGCTCCacattttatttctaaattCCAAAAGCTATTGCCGTAAGAAACCATCTATACATCTTATTGCTGTATTTAGTGGCTATAACCTATAATACCCCACTGAGATGACTAAACAGTACGTACCATACATGAATTTTACTGCACAGTTCCTACcctaaaaaatatagttatcAACTGAACCAACCCAATATTACAAGAAAGTACACCACATTGCGTAAATCATGAACATAAAGAAAAGGCaagttcatattttttatgcGAGCTTGTGAACACAAATAGAAAAGAGCAAATGATACAGAATAAGAAGTGCGAAATATAAGAttaaagcaaaatatttttattttttaataagtaataagttttattgaaGAAAAGACTATCTCATTCACAACCCATGGAAACATGAGAGATTTACTAAAGAACTAGGGACGGAACCAGATTTCATCTTTGGAGGGCTAAGGTacatgggggggggggggggggggggggtggtgggaGAGAGGGGAGGGGAAAATCACCATTTGAGAATGAgaaatatactaaaataaaaactaaaattaatacataaaaaataaaactagcatatattcaatattaacaaaatataaacagaagaaaaaacacaaaataattgttttttactacattttttctttttggaaagaTAAGAtaaaacttcattaaaaaaCTACTTCATGGATTTTTTCATGAAGCAACGAAGAGAAtacaacaaaaactcaaaattatgTACAAGAATTAAGGGAAGCTATAAACATCAGGAGAGAATCACCAGCTGTGAGTTCCCAAGCCCAAGACCAATCAAATAAGGTCAATATAAATGACACAAGAAGCCACTCCCTCGAGTTCTCCACATCCTCAAACGTATGCATGTTTCTCTCACTCTagatacaccacatcaaacacaatGGTGCCAAATTCCATATGTTCGATGAGTGTTTCCCGAATCAATTTCTCCATCCCAGCATAAGATCAATCACTCTCTCAGGAATCACCCAGGCAACCCCAAATGgttcaaaacaaaattccaCAACTTCCAACTCATCCAATCTCCACCTCAGAAGGAGGAATATTAGACTCCAAGATATGAAGAACAGCCAACACCAATTCCATTTCCTTGTCATTAAAATCACGATGGAACCAAACATCCCAGCTCCTCCTCTCCCCCCTTGCAGCCTCACCAATAAAGACTCCACCAATGCTTCACAATTAGTAGCATTCTCATACAAGATCAGAAAAGCTTCTTTAACAGGTTGATCTCCACACTAGCAATCCAGCGAAAACAGCACCCAATTCCCCATTCCCACCTCATATCGAATATATCTATGAAAACCATCCCATCTCATCCTAATGCTTCTCCACAAACCACAACCATAGGGTCCCATATTCAACTTAGAAGTCCATCCCCCCATTCTTCCCCGAACTTCAAAGCTATCACATGCCTCCATAGCCTTGTCTCCTCCATCCCAAACCGCCACAAGCATTTCCCCAACAAGGCTTAACCCATAGGAGTACACACCATATGCCAACCCAGCAAATGCAGCTTGGATTTATCCCCTGTACCACCCCATAATAAATCCCTTTGCAATTTCTCAATCCTATTAGCCACACTTGTAGGGATAGTGAACAATGATAAATAGTATGTTGAAAGACTGGAAACCATGCTTTTGAGCAAAGTCAAATGGCCTCCTTTGGAGAGATACATTTTATCACAATGATTAACATGATAATCCCATATATGTAGACTTAATCTAGATCACACTCCAATGAACCAATATCAATTTCGTTCATTTCAATTTGTCAAGGTTTTGTATGAGGAATTTTGAAAACCTAGAAATAAACGTTAGAGGTTGACAATGTTGCATCACTAGCATTCATTTATGAATTATTTCACACTTTTTCTATTCAGGAAGTCAAATATTGTTAGTTGGATTTCCCACAATTtactaatcaaataaaaatcacaGTTATTATCTCATTATATGTCAAGTATTATTGGCAAGAGTCTTGTAGATCAACTGGTTGGCACCTCCTAATGTGTCCATGACATCTACCTAGTTTCAAATCTCCCCTCACCCaatgtaactattgaattataaaaaaaaatatgtccaATATTCCCctcacacccccccccccccggtttTTTCCTGGTTTGATAAGTAAATATATCCAATATTCTTCTAACTAGAAAATCAAATTAGTTGTACCCAATGCACAAAACTCCCACTTTTGCAAGATCTAAGAGAGGTCATGGTAGGCAACCTTAACCCCAATTTATTGGAGAGGTTGATTTTTGAGCTTGAACCTACAACCTGTCACTTTTGATGAAAGGCACTTGATATCACACCAAGGCTCAACTTCTTACAAAATCAATTAGTGTTGGAGacgaagggaaaaaaaaaaagtcctagcAATAATTGCTCTCCTCCATACCACCACTTGAGGACTTTGAGGTCAGTGATCAGTGGTCAACCATGGACGAGTTAGTGAGTGTCGGGCCCACAACACTTTTGTTTAAAGTAAAAGGTCTTTTTCGCTTTGGGagccattttattttttgagttaacATTCATTTCTTAGTGGGGTCAGGCATAATTTTGAGCCCAACTTTTacacttttagatatatataatcagatgttatatattatttataaaaattaaatttgggcACAGGAGGGCCTGCAGTGATCTACAAGTTAGCCCTTCTCTGCTTAGACACTTAGTCACATGACATGGATATATGATAAAAGGCAAGTTTGATACACATTGATGTTGACTTGCAGGAAATAACTGCATCACCAGTTCAAGGAAAAGATGAGAGCAACTCAAAGAGGCTAAATGTGGCATTTGATATGAAATGTCTGTTACTTTttgcaagaaattttttttttgatatatacttTTTGCAAGAAATATAAATGTGGCTTTTCAACTAAACACACATATTCCCCTTTTGACAATATAGACATAAACTAAAAGTACTTTTTAGACAATCAGTTCTGCCAAATGACAACATGGTAATGATTACTTAACAACAGAGGACACGAAACAAAAGATTTTAAAATGAAACTCCAATAGTAGTTCTAGCAATGCAATATCTATAGGACCTGCATAAGATAACTTAATGTATCTAAGATGACTCATTGTTTGCATACAAAATGATAGACAgatcatatattttatttctctattttatacCATGAATTGAATCACTGATAATACTTGTAAATTTGTGGAAGTTGCAATCCACATTGAGAGAAGAACTGGAAAAAGATTTCCTAAATAAATTCCAAAAGAAGATCCAGAAAATTATTTGAATACATGAATTCTAAATCATAAATCAATATAAGAAAAGTAACTCCAGTAATTTACAAAAGCCacaaaagaatatttatttccATAAATGCAAAAATGCAGCGGTTGGTGTGGGGCAGCAGAATCTAGAAAGGCAAAGTAAATGATAAATACTGTACAAAAGTTAACCCTGCAGAACATTAGTTAACTGCTTAATTTACCTGAGAAGCATGTCTTTTCCCAGCCAGATGTTTATTAAACACTTCTTGGCTATTGCAAGTAACATTGCATATTGTGCATACCCTGACAGAATCAGCTGCAGCATCGCCATTCAAAAGCTTCTGTTTCTTTGTCCCCAAGTCCTCACCCGCAGCTCCACCTGAAGCCCCAAATATCACTTGTCCATCTATACTGCTTCTTGGTACTTGTGCTTGCAAATTCCTCAAGTGCTTCTTTCCCCGCAtgtgtttttcataaacctctttgctattacaatcaattttgcAGACCTCACACCACATGGACTGAACAAACTTAGTTTGCTGTGGTACTATCTTTGTGGCATCGTTTGTCAAATGTTGATTTGTCCAATAGTTATTCCATAAAGAATTTGAACTAGTGGACACAATTGAATTCTCATGCAAAGAATTGCTAGCCTGCAAATCAATCAATAcaggtttcaaaaaaaaaaagagtgtaaCTTTTCACAATGGATATACAAGAGAATTTATGGGACATACCATGTTCAGTTCGAATGATGCAGGAGAAGTTAACACAAGGAAAAAATGACCTATCAGTCCATTGTCTTTTATTCatctatatgtttttttttattccttcagTATTTTAAAAGGTCTTGAGCTCATTGAGCATagaaattgatatttgattgtATTTGGGAAGAATTCATAAAAGCAACTCAATTTGAAAAGAATCAAGAGATGCAAGGATAAGcttgagaaattttttgaataaagttGTGTGGTGCCAAAAGATGGTAAATTCAAGAAAGGGTTACAAACTTGTTAGGTACAAGTTCTTATTGGCATATTTAGGCTAAGAAGATTTTTCTCAAGTACAGTCtcttcatcatcatgaacatgatgta
The Quercus lobata isolate SW786 chromosome 10, ValleyOak3.0 Primary Assembly, whole genome shotgun sequence DNA segment above includes these coding regions:
- the LOC115963972 gene encoding zinc finger protein 346-like isoform X2; the protein is MDYTNRWTSQQQQQQQISLNPNPNSNHNSSISQAQLYHYPLPQPSFSHLTNPNLFLSFPQPVLPSASDSLLHPPGTDPFANSGLYPSTHVGPGSHVQFPEDPNAASKNWVYKQAEPIRYDSVPCEVCKIDCNSKEVYEKHMRGKKHLRNLQAQVPRSSIDGQVIFGASGGAAGEDLGTKKQKLLNGDAAADSVRVCTICNVTCNSQEVFNKHLAGKRHASQAGLVALNGVGPYIAAVKSQISSTWKKFPVKNKVVQSAWCSVCKINCNSNDVYVKHLSGKKHQKNMEKQSKSKNEDSAPASNALPAPTNPIIGPVENPDANKGKTVAKNSSNKVAESQAPREDLETKKRKVLECGAAAGAVRTCTICNVVCNSQSVFNSHLAGQKHAAMVKKQAEAGIAMAASAPQLITAA
- the LOC115963972 gene encoding zinc finger protein 346-like isoform X1, giving the protein MDYTNRWTSQQQQQQQISLNPNPNSNHNSSISQAQLYHYPLPQPSFSHLTNPNLFLSFPQPVLPSASDSLLHPPGTDPFANSGLYPSTHVGPGSHVQFPEDPNAASKNWVYKQAEPIRYDSVPASNSLHENSIVSTSSNSLWNNYWTNQHLTNDATKIVPQQTKFVQSMWCEVCKIDCNSKEVYEKHMRGKKHLRNLQAQVPRSSIDGQVIFGASGGAAGEDLGTKKQKLLNGDAAADSVRVCTICNVTCNSQEVFNKHLAGKRHASQAGLVALNGVGPYIAAVKSQISSTWKKFPVKNKVVQSAWCSVCKINCNSNDVYVKHLSGKKHQKNMEKQSKSKNEDSAPASNALPAPTNPIIGPVENPDANKGKTVAKNSSNKVAESQAPREDLETKKRKVLECGAAAGAVRTCTICNVVCNSQSVFNSHLAGQKHAAMVKKQAEAGIAMAASAPQLITAA